In Sphingobacterium sp. SYP-B4668, the sequence CCAAAAGGAAGAATCTAGCTGACGTAATAGATACGCATAAGGTAATGGGCTGGGATCTTCTTATGGATGAAAATCGCACTCTTAAAGTCGACAAGGAAGAGATTTCTATTGTGGGTGTCCAGAATTGGGGTACAGGTAGATTTCCGAAGAAAGGAGACTTGAAGAAAGCTCTTATGGGGACTGAAGACAAACCTGTCAAACTTTTGCTTTCACATGACCCTTCGCATTGGAGGGCCGAAGTCTTAGATACAGACATCGATGTGATGTTTGCCGGACATACTCATGGGATGCAGTTTGGTGTCCGTACGGAAAACTTCCAATGGAGCCCTGCTAAGTATATCTACAAGGAATGGGCTGGTTTATACAAAGAGAAAAATAATAAACAATTGTATGTCAATGTGGGCTATGGCTTTTTAGGATATCCGGGCCGTGTAGGAATTTTGCCCGAGATTACGATATTTGAACTTATAAAAGGTCCTAGGCCTCTAGTCTAACCCGTTCGATTAACGAGGCTAGAAGACTCTCCTTGTTATTTTAGACATAGAGAAGATATTCAGTGTCTAAAAACTTGGTAGGGGTGAATGGGAAATACAGATATTGAATGATATGAGTCGGTTATCGACTCATATCTCTCAACAGTTCCAGTGCAGCACCTACCGTATATATATTCTCAAACGCAATTCGTAACTGTCCCTTGATTTCTTTAAGATTGCAAATAGTCGGGTTGCGCTGTGCAAAAGCAATTACCTTTCCGAATTGATCCGATTCATAATACGACGACTTAGGATTATTAACAAAGAATCCTTTCAAAGTATTTTTCTTGTAGGAAATTTTTTCAAGCCCTATCTGTTTCCCAAACCACTGTAGTCTGATTGTGTTAAAGAGTTCAAATACCTCGTGTGGAATAGGACCAAATCTATCCTCCATTGACTTTGCAAAGGACACTAACTGTTCTTCGTTTTCAATCTTAGACAGCTCCGTATATAGATTATAGCGTTCGGAGATATTGGTTACATATTCATCAGGAATCAGGACTTCCAGATCGGTGTCAATTTGTGTAAATGTGACATACTTACGCTCCTGCTCATCTGCGAATAATTCCGTGAATTCGTCTTCTTTCAATTCTTGGATAGCCTCATCAAGAATTTTATGGTACATCTCAAATCCGATTTCGGCAATGAAGCCGGATTGTTCGGCTCCAAGTAAATTTCCCGAACCCCGTATGTCTAAATCACGCATGGCAACATTGAATCCTGATCCCAGTTCTGAGAATTCTTCTATAGCCGATAATCTTTTGTAGGCTTCAGGTGTCAAAGTGGACAGTGGCGGACTCAGTAGATAGCAGAAGGCCTTTTTATTAGATCGACCAACTCGTCCACGCATTTGGTGAAGGTCACTCAAGCCAAACATGTGCGCATGATTGATAATAATAGTGTTGGCATTGGGTATGTCCAAGCCCGCTTCAATAATCGTTGTAGCTACCAATACATCATATTCATGATTGATGAATTTGAGCATCACATCTTCAAGGTCATCCCCCTCCAACTGCCCGTGTGCTACTCCAACACGCGATCCGGGCACGAGTTTTTGAATCATGGCCCCAAGTTGTTTCAGATCAGCTACCCTATTATGGATAAAGAATACCTGACCATTTCTATCCAGTTCATAACTTACGGCTTCTTGAATCAAGGTTTCATTGAAAACGTGAAGCTCTGTTTGTACCGGTTGTCGATTGGGTGGTGGTGTAGATATGATACTAAGGTCACGCGCGCCCATCAAGGAGAAGTGTAATGTTCGTGGTATAGGTGTTGCCGTCAGCGTTAGCGAGTCTACATTCGCACGCATCACCTTCAGTTTTTCCTTGACCGATACTCCGAATTTTTGCTCCTCATCGATAATCATCAATCCCAAGTCTTTGAATTTGACATCTTTACTCACCAGTCTATGGGTGCCGATGATGATGTCTAACTTTCCTTCGGCCAGTCTAGCCAGGGTGTCTTTAATCTGTTTACTTGTCTTGAATCGGTTGATGTAATCAATATTGCAGGGTAGGCCCTCTAACCTTTCCGTAAATGTACGGTAATGTTGCAGTGCCAATATGGTGGTAGGGACTAGTATAGCGACCTGTTTACTATCAGCAACAGCTTTGAAAGCAGCCCGTACAGCAATCTCGGTCTTACCAAACCCCACATCTCCACAAATAAGTCTGTCCATCGGATGAGGTGACTCCATATCCTTCTTGACGTCAGTCGTTGCCTTTTCTTGGTCTGGTGTATCTTCGTAGATAAAGGACGCCTCTAATTCATTCTGTAGATAGGTGTCTGGGCTGAAGGCATTACCCGTCTGTGCCTTGCGTTTTGCATATAGCTGAATCAGATCTCGTGCTATATCTTTGACTTTCCGTTTTGTAGTTCTCTTTAGCTTGTCCCAAGCATCAGTCCCCAATTTATTCATTTTCGGAACTGTTCCTTCCTTTCCCGAATATTTGGAAATACGATTCAGCGAGTTGATGTTCACATACAGTAGGTCATTGTCCGCATATACTAGACGTATCATCTCTTGCGACTTTCCATTGACATCTACCTTTTCGAGGCCGGCATACTTGCCAACTCCATGATCTATATGGGTAATATAATCTCCCGGTTTTAAATCCCGGAGTTCTTTGAGCGTAATGGCTTGCGTACGTTCATAACCCTTTTTGCGCTTATATTTGTAATAGCGGTCAAATATCTGATGATCTGTATAGCAGGCCAACTGCAATTCATCATCCCGGAAACCCTCTCGTAGTGCTTTATTGAGAGGTATGAAAGACACCCCTTTGTCCAAATCTTCTAGAATGCTATATATTCGCTCGATTTGTTTGGGCGAATCCGAGAAAATTAAATTCTGGATACCTGCTTTTTCGTTCTCCTTGAAATTGTGGATGAGCAGGTTGAAGTCTTTATTGAAAGAAGGTTGAGGGTGTATGTCAAATTTTATAATCTCATCAGGCTTATAATAAAACTGCTTACCGAATTCTACAAGTGGAAAATCTTGAAGCATCGCACTGACAGTCCTCTCGTCCGTAAGCCCATAAGCTGGATTAATCCATTCCGGATTTTGCGTTCGTTCTTTTTCTGTAAGAGCTTTCCAGAATTGATCAGCCTTCTTATACCCATCCTTAATGATATCCATCATGAACTGGACATCCTTGATCCAAATGACCGAATCGCTGTCTATATATTCCAGCAAAGAGATATTTTGAGTGGTAAGAAATTTGGCTTGCACATTCGGGACTATTGTGACCTTATGTATCTTATGGACGGATAGCTGGTCTTCGATACTAAAGGTGCGGATACTCTCGATGTCATCTCCAAAAAACTCAATCCTATACGGAAGGTCATTGGAGAATGAAAAAATATCAACAATACCTCCTCGGATCGCAAATTGCCCAGGCTCATAAACAAAATCTACTCTTTCAAAATCGTACTCTGATAAGAATTCATTGATGAAGTCAATAGAAAGCTTGCTGTGTTGATTGATTTCAAGTGTGTTTTTTTGAAGGTCCTCCCTATTGATTACTTTTTCGGCCACTGCCTCTGGGTAGGTGACCACCATTTTTGGGAGTTCAGAGGTATGGTTGAGTGCGCTTAATGTTTCAGCCCGTTGCAAGACGTGAGCGGCGTCCAATTGTGTGAAATCAAATGCTTTCCGGTAGGATGTGGGAAAGAATAAAATCTGTTTATCCAGAAGGCTCTCTAAGTCACTCAAAAAATAAGATGCTTCTTCATGGGTGGATAAGATAAATAAATACGGGCGTTCTTGTAGACAGTATGAAGAGGTCGCTACGACAGCATCTGACGCACCAATAAGACCTTTTAAATGAACTTTCGGATTTTTAGCTTGAATGGCTTTAGTCAAAGCTTGAGTATGTCCACTTTGACCATATTTATTTAATATTTCTTGAATTCCCACGCGTAAACATTTTTTTGGACTTTGCGAAGTTACTCAAAATGTGGGGGTCAAGCAATATTTATGCCCGCGAGATTGAGTTTTTACACCCCATTGCTAATCCCTTTTTTCTCATCCGTACGGTCATATACCCCTGATATATATATTGAGGAAGCTAGAGCTCGGTTTGGAGCTTGAGTTCTTTTATATAGGACTGCAAGGCATGTTGTGATGCAAAGTCGAGAATGATTTGTAGACGAGATTTGAAGTCGAATTGTAGATCCTCGTGTAGCTTGTCATACTTTCCCATCACATGCTTAATACGTCCAGCAATGTATTTATGAAGCTTGTGTGCCGACGATTGGTAGGAAGATTCGAAGAGCCGAGGGTAGTCCTTTAACGATCGCTCTAAAATATAAATGCGAAAATCCAATTCACTTACTTTGTCTTTTGTGACCTTTTCGTGCTCATTGACCATGCCACTAGCTTGTTTGATTAATCTGTTCAACCCGGTAAAGTTGCTAAAGTTAGGGCTGTTGTCTACTTGAGAGTGGCCTATATTAAAGACGTTGGAGAGTTGTTCCTTGAGTTTTTCTATCCTATTTTCAAGGTCGTACTCGTCTTCGAGTAATTGAAAGTGAAGTTGTTTGACCAGCATCTTATCTTTACTGATCAGACGGACCAAGAGTTTATCCTTTTCTTTTAGAGGAAGACCTAGGACGGCTTGTTTGAGTTCGGGATCTTGATGTAACGACATGTTTATAAAGATAGATATAATCGCAATATCGAATGGTACTTTTTATACATAAGTAAATAGTACCATTAAAAGATTGTTTAGCACCACTGTTGCAGTAATATTCGTGTTAACTTTGTAACGTTATGGCAATACATATCCCCGTTTTAGATCAATGTGTGCTTTCGCACAATCATGAAGGAGTCCTTCTGGTAGAAGACTTGGCTTCTTATTTGGACCGAAACAGCCATCTTGAATTTCCACATCGGCATAATTTTTATCAGATGCTCTTGTTTACGAAAGGGGCAGGGACACACAGTATCGATTTCGAGAAATTTAAGATTACGCCCTGGCAGATTTATTTCATGCTCCCGGGACAGATACACCGCTGGGATTTTGAAGGAGAGATGCAAGGTTATATTGTCAATTTTCAACCTGATTTCTTTAAGACTTTCCTGTTACGGCCGGATTTGCTCAATCAATTCCCATTTCTATCTGGTATGGCCAAGGAACAAGTCTTTCAGATTCGGGAGCAACAGCAGGCTGACGTCCTATCAATCATGGGCCGGTTGATATCCAATAGGGATTTAGATTTTTCAAGAGTAGGTCTTTTGTATCTGTTCAAAATATTAGACCAACAATTAGACCATGTCGAATCCGGGTCTGTTACGGATTACAACTATATGCTATTGCGAAATTTTCAAAACCTCATCGAGCATAACTACCAAACAATGCGGTTGCCCAAAGAATATGCAACCTTACTGTATATTACTCCTAATCATCTGAATGCTTTGTCCAAACAGTATTTGGGAGCATCTGCAGGCGAGATTATCCGCAATAGGGTACTACTCGAAGCAAAGCGTCTATTGGTTATTAAGGATTACTCCATTAGTACAATAGCATACGAACTCAACTTTAATGATAATTCGTATTTCACCAAATTCTTTAAAAAGATTGAAGGGATTACACCGGAGGAGTTTAGAAGGAGATACGCATATAACGGTGCCGAGAGGTGAAAAAAATAAGTTGCAAGGTATGCTATCTGCGAACGTTCCTGTCGACAAAATCAGCCGCATGAAAAGAGCAGAACAATCTAATAAAGCTCACGTATAAGTAAACAATTTATTCTGATGGAAAATAAATATAAAATATCTGAATTTAAAAGCGCGTTGGACGGTAAATGTCCACGCTGCCGCAAAGGAGATTTATTTGCAGCCCCTCTCTTCAGTCTGAAGTCAAAGAAAATGCATCAAACCTGTCCAAATTGCGGATTGAAATTTGAAAAAGAACCTGGATATTTCTATGTCTCCATGTTTATCAGCTATGCTTTTAATGTGGCACAGTTGGTGACGGCTTGTGTAGCAACATATATTTTGACCGATAACCTTGAGTCGCCTTGGTTATACCTAGCAGTCTGTACGATCGTTTCTTTGTTAATGGCCCCATTCAATTATAGATATTCGAGGGTAGTATTGCTTTATTGGATGACGCCTGCTTTTAAATACAGGCCCGATTTGTATGGGTAATCCGGCAATGGTTTATGTATTTAAAAAAATTTGAACTTAATTTCTTGTAAAAAACAGCTTTAATCTATATTTAATTGATAATTTTGAGACGCTAATTGAATTTTTAATTTGCTCAGATGGGCAAGTATAAGTCGGTTCGTTAACTTCTTTGGGTGTGAGATTGTTTTTTCTTTTTTTTATGTGCTACTCCACAGTGCTTTGTGGTGCTTCGGAATCTGTAGAGCTGCATGCGAATGCCAATCGTAAACAGCGATTTGAGTCCGTGGTGCTCCAGGAAAGAGAATTCGGGAGCGACACTGCGAGGCTCAAAGAGT encodes:
- the mfd gene encoding transcription-repair coupling factor → MGIQEILNKYGQSGHTQALTKAIQAKNPKVHLKGLIGASDAVVATSSYCLQERPYLFILSTHEEASYFLSDLESLLDKQILFFPTSYRKAFDFTQLDAAHVLQRAETLSALNHTSELPKMVVTYPEAVAEKVINREDLQKNTLEINQHSKLSIDFINEFLSEYDFERVDFVYEPGQFAIRGGIVDIFSFSNDLPYRIEFFGDDIESIRTFSIEDQLSVHKIHKVTIVPNVQAKFLTTQNISLLEYIDSDSVIWIKDVQFMMDIIKDGYKKADQFWKALTEKERTQNPEWINPAYGLTDERTVSAMLQDFPLVEFGKQFYYKPDEIIKFDIHPQPSFNKDFNLLIHNFKENEKAGIQNLIFSDSPKQIERIYSILEDLDKGVSFIPLNKALREGFRDDELQLACYTDHQIFDRYYKYKRKKGYERTQAITLKELRDLKPGDYITHIDHGVGKYAGLEKVDVNGKSQEMIRLVYADNDLLYVNINSLNRISKYSGKEGTVPKMNKLGTDAWDKLKRTTKRKVKDIARDLIQLYAKRKAQTGNAFSPDTYLQNELEASFIYEDTPDQEKATTDVKKDMESPHPMDRLICGDVGFGKTEIAVRAAFKAVADSKQVAILVPTTILALQHYRTFTERLEGLPCNIDYINRFKTSKQIKDTLARLAEGKLDIIIGTHRLVSKDVKFKDLGLMIIDEEQKFGVSVKEKLKVMRANVDSLTLTATPIPRTLHFSLMGARDLSIISTPPPNRQPVQTELHVFNETLIQEAVSYELDRNGQVFFIHNRVADLKQLGAMIQKLVPGSRVGVAHGQLEGDDLEDVMLKFINHEYDVLVATTIIEAGLDIPNANTIIINHAHMFGLSDLHQMRGRVGRSNKKAFCYLLSPPLSTLTPEAYKRLSAIEEFSELGSGFNVAMRDLDIRGSGNLLGAEQSGFIAEIGFEMYHKILDEAIQELKEDEFTELFADEQERKYVTFTQIDTDLEVLIPDEYVTNISERYNLYTELSKIENEEQLVSFAKSMEDRFGPIPHEVFELFNTIRLQWFGKQIGLEKISYKKNTLKGFFVNNPKSSYYESDQFGKVIAFAQRNPTICNLKEIKGQLRIAFENIYTVGAALELLRDMSR
- a CDS encoding AraC family transcriptional regulator, with the protein product MAIHIPVLDQCVLSHNHEGVLLVEDLASYLDRNSHLEFPHRHNFYQMLLFTKGAGTHSIDFEKFKITPWQIYFMLPGQIHRWDFEGEMQGYIVNFQPDFFKTFLLRPDLLNQFPFLSGMAKEQVFQIREQQQADVLSIMGRLISNRDLDFSRVGLLYLFKILDQQLDHVESGSVTDYNYMLLRNFQNLIEHNYQTMRLPKEYATLLYITPNHLNALSKQYLGASAGEIIRNRVLLEAKRLLVIKDYSISTIAYELNFNDNSYFTKFFKKIEGITPEEFRRRYAYNGAER
- a CDS encoding DUF983 domain-containing protein, producing MENKYKISEFKSALDGKCPRCRKGDLFAAPLFSLKSKKMHQTCPNCGLKFEKEPGYFYVSMFISYAFNVAQLVTACVATYILTDNLESPWLYLAVCTIVSLLMAPFNYRYSRVVLLYWMTPAFKYRPDLYG